Genomic window (Bosea sp. (in: a-proteobacteria)):
GTCTCCTCGGCAAGCGTAGCATCGAGCAGCGCCGCCGCGTCGTTGTGGCCGAGCTGCTTTGCCCATGACTTCAACGTCCCATAGCGGGTCATCTCGTAATGCTCGACCGCCTGGGCGGCCGCCACGAGACCGGCATCGAGGGCGGGACTGTCGGCGTAGTCTTCCATGACAGCCTTGCCTTCCTCAAGGATGCCGAGGATGGCGTCGCAGGTCTTGCCGCGAGGCGCCTTGCCGATCACCTCGAAGACCTCGCCGAGGCGCTCGACATGCCCCTCCGTTTCCTCGCGATGCGTCTCGAAGGCCTTCTTGAGCTCGGGCGACTTGGCCGCCTTCGCCATCTTGGGCAACGCCTTCAGGATCTGCCTCTCGGCGTAGTAGACGTCCTTGAGCATGTCATGGAACATGTCGTCGAGAGCCTTTGGTGCATTCGTAGCCATTGGAATTCTCCGGTTGTCGGGGTTGCAGGCGTGGATCAGGCGTGGACCTTGTCCCGGGCGCGGCCGCCGAGCGTCGCGCCATAGCTGGCGGCCAGCGCGCCGATGAGCATCGCGATGAAGGTCGCCAGGGCGAATGAGGCGGCAGCCTTGCGGGCTATGTCAGCCGTCTCGCGAGCGGTCTGCTCGGTCTTGGCGGCGGTTTCCTTGGTCTTCGCGATTGCGTCTGTGATGCGCTTTTCGGCGTCAGGCTGGCTGATGCCGGTCTGGGCGGCGATGACGCTGGCGACGTAGGACTTGTCGGCAGGAGACATGTCGCCGTTGCGAATGCTCATTGCGATGATACGGCCGACTTCGGCACGAGCCGGAGCCGCGTCTGCCGACGAGGGAGCCGGTCGCTCGGCGCGAAACAGCATGTCGGTGACATATGCTGACGGGTCGAGACTCGACAGGTCAAGGCGACCGGCAGCCTGGTTCGCTGCGCCGGTGACGGCAGAGCCAACACTGGACGCCGCGCTGGCACCAAGGCGAGCGCTGCCGCCGATGACTGCCGATGCGGCTGAGGCCAGCAGGATCGAGCTGATGATCGCGCCGACGGCCCAGGTCATGAAGCCGTGAGCGGTGTCGCGGAAGGCAACCTCCTCGGAATGAAGACCCACACGCTTGGTGCGGAGACGACCGGCGATATAGCCGCCGGCGCCCGCAGAGACAAAATGCACAACAGCAAGCCAGATCATGGCAGCGATGCCGAAGGTGGCGGTAGTGACCCCCGCATTCGTCCAAGGCGAGACCGAGACGAAGCCGAACCCGGAACCCGCTGCGAGGAGCATCAGGGAGATCGACGCGCTGACAACGGCACCTCCGAGGACGGCGCCCCAGGAGACTGCGGAACACGCGCGATCGGTCGTGGCGTCGGGGACGCCTCGTAGGGTGGTATCGGTCATGAACGATGAACTTTAAGGGCGCGGACAAGGTGCCGGCGCGTTGCGGACGGTGCGGTCCGCTCGATGTCAACGAAACAAGGGAAGAGGCGATATGTTCCGCCGATCCAAAGCGTTTCAATCTTGTCCGGCGATTACCCATGCGCCTTGAGGGAAGGTACTGCGCCGCTAGTTACTCTGGCTCGCCTCCAGTCAAATTGGGTAGCGGAAAGCAGACATACTGAATGTCTGCAAAGGGCCGATATCGTTGAAAAAGTCGGCCATCTGAGCGCCGCCGCGTCTCGGCGGATTTGGCCGATCGAGGCTCGGCCTCTCATACTGGCCTGATCTGAGGCCCGTTCGGCAGGAGCTTCGCGAGCTTCCTGAGGTTCTGGGCTGCTGCGGCGAGGTGGAACTCGTCTCT
Coding sequences:
- a CDS encoding ferritin-like domain-containing protein, with the protein product MATNAPKALDDMFHDMLKDVYYAERQILKALPKMAKAAKSPELKKAFETHREETEGHVERLGEVFEVIGKAPRGKTCDAILGILEEGKAVMEDYADSPALDAGLVAAAQAVEHYEMTRYGTLKSWAKQLGHNDAAALLDATLAEETKTDKLLTQLGGPANSAAVAQAKAA